GTATCTGCCAGTTTTTTACACCATTCTCAATCAGAACATCCAGAAGTTCGTTCAGTTCATTTTTACTGCTTTTTGTTATTACTGTATTCACACTTGATGGGATATTGTGCTTTTTTAGTAACTGCAGACAATTGATTACATGTTCAAAAGAATCCCTTCTCCCTCTTATTTTATTATGTGTAACAGGCATTCCGTCAATAGAAACCCCAATATTTCTTATTCCTGCTTTTTTTGCATCAATAATTCTCTCTTCGTTTAAATTGTATGCCCCGGACTGCATAGAACATTCAATGCCACTCTGGTGTATTTTTTCTATAATTTCAAGCCAGTCTTTTCTCAAAAAAGCTTCACCTCCAATAATGGTAATTTCTCTTGTCCCAAGACGTTTAAGACTATCAATAACACCAAAACATTGTTCCGTAGTCAATTCACCTGGTCTTACTTTTCCAGCTCTGGATCCGCAGTGTGAGCATTTCAAATTACAGGCTAAAGTAATTTCCCATACCACATGAACCGGCGTCGCTGTTTTATAATCATCTCTTACTCTGTATCGTGTAGAAGTCTTATTCATCTTGATTTATTTTATAGTTTGACATTAAAAAAAACGGTTTAAAAAGTAAAACTTCATAAACCGTCTTTTTTAGCTTACTTTCTTAGAGATTCAATCGCTTCTAACAATTCTAATAAAGCTGAACTTAGATCTCCTTGTTCTCTTACAGTTTGTTTAGCTTGTTCGGCTACTGCAATCATTTTTTCCAAATCATTTGAAGCAATCGCTTCTCTGATTCCTGCTGCATAAAGCATTACTACTCCCATGGTATTTTGTTTTTTGTTATTCCTACTCTTTTGGTTTTTCAGATCCACCCTTGTTTTTCTGTACAAGTCAGTATTTTCAATTCGCTTAAAGCCTTATTTATTTTTCTTTTTTAGAAGATCAATCGCTTCTAACAATTCTAGTAAAGCTGCAGTTAAGTCGCCTTGCTCTTTTATGGTTTGTTTTGCCTGTTCGGCAACAGCTTCCATCTTTGCTAAATCATTTGAGGCCAAAGCTTCTCTGATAGCGGCTCCGTATGCCATTATTATTCCCATAATATTTCACTTTTAAGTTATTCCTACTCTTTTAGGTTTTTCGCTAAACCTATTTTCTATACAAATCAATTCGTAATTAAGTCCGGGTTTATTCTGCACTGAATTATTTCTTCAACTTTTCAATTGCTTCAAGCAATTCTAACAAAGCTGCACTTAAATCACCTTGTTCTTTTATTGTTTGTTTAGCCTGTTCTGCAACGGCTTCCATCTTTGCTAAATCATTTGAGGCAATTGCTTCTCTGATAGCAACACCATATGGCATCATTACTCCCATAATTTTATTTTTTTACTTGATTATTACTTGTTCTGCGAGATATCTCTTTATAAAATAAATTGTTCTCTATTTAAAAGACTGTCGTTATTTTTTAACTGCTGAACCCAAAATGATGTAAAAAAACAGCAGGTTCATTTGGATCTACACAAGTTAAATTACCCATCGTAACTGATTTACCATCTTTGTTTTTTCCGGTAATGATGATATTTTTCATTCCTGCTTTCAATGTCCCCAATCGATTACCTTTTGTTACTTCAATTCCCATTTCATGTGGTGTACCAGTTCTGGTAGCAATAACATTACCTGAACCATTTTCTATTAATAGTATCTGTCCTATTGCCGGTGGCGGAAATAATTGAGAAACCGTAATATCTGTAAGTGGCCCCAGCGTAATATACTCAGGTAAACTTCCGGTATTAATTGCTACAGAATCTTCTTTATTAATTGTGATAGTTCTTCCAAACTCTGGTTCGCTGCTATCATTTGTACAATACATCCACGGTGTAGTGAAAGGAGTGCCATCTTCTGTTTCTCCAATTGCTACATATCTTTGATGTATGCCCAATTTAGGTTTTTGGCTTTGTGAGTCCAGATTCAGATTGTAAAATACAGACATCAAAAGTGTACCAACAGCGTAGGTTCCGGTAGCTCCTTCAATAACTGGAAGAATAACAGGCCCAACACCTCCACCATTCCAATCTACATAAGGATATACATTTACATTTTTAACTTTTACTGGTATTGCTTGCATAAGAATTCATTTTATTCCTACTCATGAGGCTTTTCAGATCCGCCTTCGCTTTTTACTGTGCGAAACAGTTCGTTTTTTTAGTGGGTTCTGCTCCACT
The Flavobacterium flavigenum genome window above contains:
- a CDS encoding DUF1843 domain-containing protein; the encoded protein is MGVVMLYAAGIREAIASNDLEKMIAVAEQAKQTVREQGDLSSALLELLEAIESLRK
- a CDS encoding DUF1843 domain-containing protein: MGIIMAYGAAIREALASNDLAKMEAVAEQAKQTIKEQGDLTAALLELLEAIDLLKKKNK
- a CDS encoding DUF1843 domain-containing protein — protein: MGVMMPYGVAIREAIASNDLAKMEAVAEQAKQTIKEQGDLSAALLELLEAIEKLKK